A genomic segment from Pseudomonas sp. S09G 359 encodes:
- a CDS encoding acyl-CoA dehydrogenase family protein, with amino-acid sequence MKAQDTSELFFQDVRVPKENLLGQAGMGFAYLMQELPQERLTVAIGALSSAEAALQWTLEYTRERKAFGKAIADFQNTRFKLAEMATEIQIGRVFVDQCMALHLEGKLDVPTAAMAKYWATDLQCKVLDECVQLHGGYGFMWEYPIARAWADARVQRIYAGTNEIMKEIIARAL; translated from the coding sequence ATGAAGGCCCAGGACACCTCGGAGCTGTTCTTCCAGGATGTGCGCGTACCCAAGGAAAACCTGCTGGGCCAGGCGGGCATGGGCTTCGCGTACTTGATGCAGGAGTTGCCCCAGGAGCGCCTGACCGTGGCGATTGGTGCGTTGTCCTCAGCCGAGGCGGCGTTGCAATGGACCCTGGAGTACACCCGCGAGCGCAAGGCGTTCGGCAAGGCGATTGCCGATTTCCAGAACACCCGGTTCAAGCTGGCGGAGATGGCCACCGAGATTCAGATCGGCCGCGTGTTTGTCGACCAATGCATGGCCTTGCACCTGGAAGGCAAGCTGGACGTGCCTACGGCTGCGATGGCCAAGTACTGGGCTACCGACCTGCAATGCAAGGTGCTCGACGAGTGCGTGCAGTTGCACGGCGGTTACGGCTTCATGTGGGAATACCCGATCGCCCGGGCCTGGGCGGATGCGCGGGTGCAGCGGATTTATGCGGGGACGAACGAGATCATGAAGGAGATTATTGCGCGGGCGCTTTGA